The following coding sequences are from one Pigmentibacter ruber window:
- the meaB gene encoding methylmalonyl Co-A mutase-associated GTPase MeaB: protein MKIKQSIDINSVVNSLIGKTCLENVDQWNSQIRALSKAITFVENDPLLAPKLLSHPNLSTSAIMQARIIGITGLPGAGKSTLTNLLVKELRQLGKKVAIFAVDPSSSLTGGAILGDRVRMQDHFRDPNVFIRSMGSRGALGGVARATRSAIRLASVLNFDYILVETVGIGQSESEITSLADSTVLVLMPNSGDEIQLMKSGILQLANIYIINKCDLADASRMIQELKENITPNAENLWHPPVLKTSAANHEGIQDVVKSFLQHEEFEKNSSIGKKLRFLRLRNEILQNILILADEVFQEKVKQISIEEIELLSLGKTTAMSIANAIFQKELK, encoded by the coding sequence ATGAAGATAAAACAATCCATTGATATTAATTCTGTTGTAAATTCTTTAATTGGAAAAACTTGTCTTGAAAATGTTGATCAATGGAATTCACAAATAAGAGCCTTAAGCAAAGCGATAACATTTGTGGAAAATGATCCTTTACTCGCTCCCAAATTACTTTCGCACCCAAATCTCTCCACCAGTGCAATAATGCAAGCAAGAATCATTGGAATTACGGGTTTACCAGGGGCTGGAAAATCGACCCTTACAAATTTACTTGTAAAAGAGTTAAGGCAATTAGGAAAAAAAGTAGCGATTTTTGCTGTAGATCCATCTTCCTCTTTAACTGGCGGAGCTATTCTTGGTGATAGAGTCAGAATGCAAGACCATTTTCGTGATCCTAATGTCTTTATTCGTTCGATGGGATCTCGTGGTGCTTTAGGTGGAGTTGCACGAGCTACTCGCAGTGCAATACGTTTGGCTTCGGTTTTAAATTTTGATTACATCTTGGTTGAAACCGTCGGAATTGGGCAAAGTGAAAGTGAAATTACCAGTTTAGCAGATTCAACAGTTCTAGTTTTAATGCCTAATAGTGGTGATGAAATTCAATTAATGAAATCTGGTATTTTGCAATTAGCTAATATTTATATTATCAATAAATGTGATCTAGCAGATGCCTCAAGAATGATTCAGGAATTAAAAGAAAATATAACTCCTAATGCAGAAAATCTTTGGCATCCTCCAGTTCTAAAAACATCTGCTGCCAATCATGAAGGAATACAAGATGTAGTAAAATCTTTTCTCCAACATGAAGAATTTGAAAAAAATAGTTCAATTGGAAAAAAATTAAGATTTTTAAGACTCCGAAATGAAATTTTACAAAATATATTAATTCTTGCAGATGAAGTTTTTCAAGAAAAAGTCAAGCAAATTAGTATTGAAGAAATAGAACTATTATCTTTAGGCAAAACTACCGCAATGTCGATAGCTAATGCAATTTTTCAGAAAGAATTAAAATAG
- the sbcD gene encoding exonuclease subunit SbcD has product MKILHTSDWHLGATFEGIGREEDHKFFLNWLIPFLKEQEIVVLIIAGDLFDQTQPSAEAQRIYYQFLLSVSQKTDVKKVIIVGGNHDSPTRLDAPAELLKLLDVFIVGGISVDGKDFSRYLCSLKNEQNAVELVVAAVPFIHEYRLGVRTSMHNESEIHSLFKEKIQNFYFDLADAAEQIAQDAPIIATGHMACRGSELDDAPQEIHMIGTMGGLPSAIFDSRYSYIALGHIHRAYRVDQSNAYYSGSPIPLSIKESNYPRYVQLISYEKGSKAKTVQKIEVPVLRKILEVKSNLEQIHSILLNISWQTPMPPILAISVQVNSYHSGLDLELKNILKNKFQDASPIIAYIRQIPAKSDNNVLASKEAFSLKELTPEQVFLKMCDTYNEIVDENLLQAFRSLLNEENI; this is encoded by the coding sequence ATGAAAATTCTTCATACTTCCGACTGGCATTTAGGAGCAACTTTTGAAGGCATTGGACGAGAAGAAGATCATAAATTTTTTTTAAATTGGTTGATTCCCTTTTTAAAGGAACAAGAAATTGTTGTCTTGATTATTGCTGGCGATCTTTTCGATCAAACTCAACCATCAGCAGAAGCGCAAAGAATTTACTATCAATTTCTTTTATCGGTTTCACAAAAAACTGATGTAAAAAAAGTAATCATTGTAGGAGGAAATCACGATTCTCCAACCAGACTCGATGCGCCTGCTGAGCTCTTAAAACTTCTTGATGTCTTTATTGTTGGAGGAATTTCAGTAGATGGGAAAGACTTTAGCCGATATCTTTGTTCACTTAAAAATGAACAAAATGCTGTTGAGTTGGTTGTAGCTGCTGTTCCTTTTATTCATGAATACAGGCTTGGAGTAAGGACTTCAATGCATAATGAAAGTGAAATTCATTCTCTCTTTAAAGAAAAAATTCAAAACTTTTATTTTGATCTTGCAGATGCTGCTGAACAAATAGCTCAAGATGCGCCTATTATTGCAACAGGGCATATGGCCTGTCGAGGAAGTGAGTTAGATGATGCACCACAGGAAATCCATATGATTGGAACAATGGGAGGACTTCCTTCTGCAATATTTGATTCTAGATACTCCTATATAGCTTTAGGACATATTCACAGAGCATATCGAGTTGATCAATCAAATGCATATTATAGTGGGTCACCCATACCTCTATCTATTAAGGAATCAAATTATCCAAGATATGTTCAACTTATATCCTATGAAAAAGGTTCAAAAGCAAAAACTGTCCAGAAAATTGAAGTGCCTGTACTAAGAAAAATTTTAGAAGTAAAATCTAATTTGGAACAAATACATTCGATATTACTCAATATTTCTTGGCAAACTCCAATGCCTCCAATTTTGGCTATTTCGGTGCAAGTAAATAGCTATCATTCTGGGCTGGATCTAGAACTAAAAAATATACTAAAAAATAAATTTCAAGATGCTTCACCTATTATTGCTTATATTAGACAAATTCCAGCTAAGTCTGACAATAATGTTTTAGCAAGTAAAGAAGCATTTTCTTTGAAAGAGCTCACTCCTGAACAAGTTTTTCTTAAAATGTGCGACACATATAATGAAATTGTAGATGAAAATTTATTGCAAGCATTTCGTAGTTTATTAAATGAAGAAAATATTTAA
- the mce gene encoding methylmalonyl-CoA epimerase, with product MHIKRINHLGIVPKDLAQAKKFFNEILHLNHEGSEVVAEQKVAVEFLRCEFSRLELLSPTAEDSPIAKFLETRGAGIQHIAFEVQNLDNWIDYLKKNNIRLIDEKPRYGAHNTRIVFVHPHATGGVLVELVEEQTAV from the coding sequence ATGCATATTAAGAGAATTAACCATTTAGGAATTGTTCCCAAAGATCTCGCTCAGGCAAAAAAGTTTTTTAATGAAATTTTACACTTGAATCATGAAGGCAGTGAAGTTGTTGCAGAACAAAAAGTTGCTGTTGAATTTTTACGTTGCGAATTTTCTAGATTAGAGCTTCTTTCGCCTACTGCTGAAGATAGTCCGATAGCTAAATTTTTGGAAACTAGAGGTGCTGGTATTCAACATATTGCATTTGAAGTGCAAAATCTAGACAATTGGATAGATTATTTGAAAAAAAATAATATTCGGCTTATTGATGAAAAGCCAAGGTATGGTGCACATAATACACGTATTGTATTTGTTCATCCACATGCTACAGGTGGAGTGCTTGTCGAATTAGTCGAGGAGCAAACCGCAGTATAA
- a CDS encoding acetyl-CoA carboxylase biotin carboxyl carrier protein subunit produces the protein MKIHVQKAKGKEEFIINVPASIDFMHLSKGEFFSLYIQNGLGEIIEEKCTFLADGRSLLIGNKVIRVNNTFIEKKGEHYRFGIKSHNYIQQKNYLANVVKPVQSRTNLANLLGGELKSPMTGKIVSVLVSEQSAVKEGDPLVIIEAMKMENRIVAECDGIISKIKISKGSSVAVGDFLLYLSPTNQG, from the coding sequence ATGAAAATTCATGTGCAAAAAGCTAAAGGAAAAGAAGAATTTATTATTAATGTGCCTGCTTCTATTGATTTTATGCATTTATCAAAAGGAGAGTTTTTTTCGCTCTATATTCAAAATGGTTTGGGAGAAATAATAGAAGAAAAATGCACTTTTTTAGCAGATGGAAGAAGTCTTTTAATCGGAAATAAAGTAATTCGTGTGAATAATACTTTTATTGAAAAAAAAGGTGAACACTACAGATTTGGTATAAAAAGTCATAATTACATTCAACAAAAAAATTATCTAGCTAATGTTGTTAAACCTGTTCAATCAAGAACAAATTTAGCAAATTTACTAGGAGGAGAATTAAAATCTCCAATGACAGGAAAGATTGTTTCTGTATTAGTTTCTGAGCAATCTGCTGTAAAAGAAGGAGATCCTTTAGTTATTATCGAAGCTATGAAAATGGAGAATAGAATTGTTGCTGAGTGCGATGGCATAATATCTAAAATAAAAATTAGTAAAGGCAGCAGCGTTGCTGTTGGTGATTTCCTTTTATATTTGTCTCCTACTAATCAAGGTTAA
- a CDS encoding ABC transporter ATP-binding protein, protein MSNIAIEFKNASKTYKLPKGDLFTALKPIDLQIKKGECFGLLGHNGAGKTTLLSLLAGINKPTTGDVFVEGLSVSKNTSETKRLLGVVQQELIADTFFNLPTMLKIQSKLSGFKPDTEWIHFLLDKLMLLDHEKKTTRELSGGMKRRMMIARALVHKPKILVLDEPTAGVDIQLRKSMWEFIEDLHKEGLTIILTTHYLQEAEEFCSRIAIIKQGEIVTLKENADLLALGGMHKVCCFTEVSNVKTWIEENQPYLKEKNVGVEAIKTVTQSTGALKLSLPYIHGSMSSFLDSVNILHIVTDKLKLKINDICTESPGLEDVFVKINAGDILVK, encoded by the coding sequence ATGAGCAATATTGCTATTGAATTTAAAAATGCAAGTAAGACATATAAATTGCCAAAAGGTGATTTGTTTACTGCCTTAAAACCGATTGATTTGCAAATTAAGAAAGGAGAATGCTTTGGCTTATTAGGGCATAATGGTGCAGGAAAAACAACGCTATTAAGTCTTTTAGCTGGAATAAATAAACCAACTACTGGCGATGTTTTTGTTGAGGGGTTAAGTGTTTCTAAAAATACATCTGAAACAAAAAGATTATTAGGGGTTGTTCAGCAAGAATTAATCGCCGATACATTCTTTAATTTACCTACTATGCTTAAAATTCAAAGTAAGCTATCTGGCTTTAAACCTGATACAGAATGGATCCATTTTTTGTTAGATAAACTAATGCTGCTTGATCATGAGAAAAAAACAACTCGTGAATTAAGTGGTGGAATGAAGCGAAGAATGATGATAGCCAGAGCATTAGTGCATAAACCAAAAATATTAGTTTTAGATGAACCCACAGCAGGTGTTGATATTCAACTTAGAAAAAGTATGTGGGAATTTATTGAGGATTTACACAAAGAGGGCTTAACAATTATTTTAACCACTCACTATTTGCAAGAAGCAGAAGAATTTTGCAGCAGAATTGCTATTATAAAACAAGGTGAAATAGTAACTTTAAAAGAAAATGCAGATTTGCTCGCGTTAGGTGGTATGCATAAAGTCTGTTGTTTTACTGAAGTCTCAAATGTAAAAACTTGGATTGAGGAAAATCAACCCTATTTAAAAGAAAAAAATGTTGGAGTAGAAGCAATTAAAACAGTGACACAAAGCACAGGGGCATTAAAATTATCTTTACCTTATATTCATGGTAGTATGAGTTCTTTCTTAGATTCAGTAAATATTCTCCATATTGTCACTGATAAGTTAAAACTTAAAATTAATGACATATGTACTGAATCACCTGGTTTAGAAGATGTTTTTGTAAAAATAAATGCTGGTGATATTCTTGTAAAATAA
- a CDS encoding AAA family ATPase: MKLIKIQLENLNSLYGFHSIDFEKDLCNAPLFLVMGATGAGKSTLMDAMCLALFGQTPRLTKAKSDKDPENDCRQIMSKGTTFAYSQLTFSKQENNKTVKYRATWQCERAYKKPDGNFKDPRRVLECFSEKLNDWEQIVSDYRPKFFEPHFNKVLEYLTVEDFKRMVLLAQGEFAAFLKANEEERAAILERLTNTEKYKEIGKKAAEKKKELEEKLSLASLKYSGIEVLTTEQEDNLFNCLNKNQIEFASNDDNLQKIQKNIDWIEKNILLQNKYIEAQIKFNDIEKKYQENIEIINKYKNYKKFANVIEIIFKHDSLKIDLQNLYEQKAKNKNEVNLYESHVDFLKLNIEKYQSVYENLKIENEKKRPFLAKAKELRIEKEFLLNKITEYKEKKNFYMQEKEKFIAQYKAIDISILEENKKKNNLHKDILVSLNNLIQDEYFADKEFTKIKNDFENIKKDLILTCLPFEKPQDKIKDFHHQRDILILSKNDISKASFHFESLQSIEENIEKIKRKIEENELFIFRENEKVYTDKNLYINEINNINELKSNLTKLAWHLNIAEKRQLLVSGEECPLCGSSSHPYFSEKSFRTADLDILSQYEFLSEQLKQKEIILENSRKELSTIEVNILVFKEQVINLKKDIDELNKEKKDKLNLIAKLLNLSNSINDLTSEKIFQHIKIEETKNEQKIENIENSLNNLQDKLDKYNLLKEKYINLKDISSKINISIKDIIDILLYFEENFNFENYKKTIKIKYQDNYQIQLVENNYFSKFRELDINLTSLNHKKVSIEKDIIIREKNISDISQNLIEVERKLGNLDKEILTIFSGENPDEIERIMFKELEDKYKTLMQEKEQLSEKENKIKLIKNLIQENELREKQLLDALFVYSTTIDLECKKNKVIKEEILQHFLDENTKENFETITNELELEKSTALAIMHQRNEDLNQHRTLKINGYIENLEELSEIKNNLVVKIEELNSQKAGIQLQIEKNIVNKEISQKYFNELNALKNEYSVWLKLHQIIGINNGEQFKKFAQILNLEELIGKANYHLTRFEKRYSLAPALDSDNKPRLAFAIKDAYHANELRSFKTLSGGETFLVSLALALALADYRTVKMPIETILLDEGFGTLDPSTLQVAMSALESLYSTGTQVGIISHVEFLKEAIGARIIVEKLGNGHSALKVENI, translated from the coding sequence TTGAAACTAATAAAAATACAACTAGAAAATTTAAATTCACTATATGGTTTTCACAGCATTGATTTTGAAAAAGATCTTTGTAATGCACCTCTTTTTTTAGTAATGGGAGCCACTGGAGCAGGAAAATCAACATTAATGGATGCTATGTGTCTGGCCTTATTTGGACAAACACCACGTTTAACAAAAGCAAAATCAGATAAAGATCCCGAAAATGATTGTAGACAAATTATGTCTAAAGGAACAACATTTGCATATTCTCAGTTAACTTTTTCAAAACAAGAAAATAATAAAACTGTTAAATATAGAGCAACTTGGCAATGTGAAAGAGCTTATAAAAAACCAGATGGAAACTTTAAAGATCCTAGAAGAGTATTAGAATGTTTTTCTGAAAAGTTAAATGACTGGGAGCAGATTGTTAGTGACTATCGACCAAAATTTTTTGAACCTCATTTTAATAAAGTATTGGAATATCTTACTGTAGAAGATTTTAAAAGGATGGTTTTACTCGCGCAAGGTGAATTTGCCGCTTTTTTAAAGGCAAATGAAGAGGAACGTGCTGCTATATTAGAAAGATTGACAAATACGGAAAAATATAAAGAAATTGGAAAAAAAGCGGCAGAAAAAAAGAAAGAATTAGAGGAAAAATTATCATTAGCATCACTAAAATATAGCGGAATTGAAGTATTAACAACTGAACAAGAAGATAATCTTTTTAATTGTTTAAATAAAAATCAAATCGAATTTGCATCTAATGATGATAATTTGCAGAAAATACAAAAAAATATTGATTGGATTGAAAAAAATATTTTATTACAAAATAAGTATATTGAGGCTCAGATTAAATTTAATGATATAGAAAAAAAATATCAAGAAAATATTGAAATAATTAACAAATATAAAAATTATAAGAAATTTGCAAATGTAATAGAGATAATTTTTAAACATGATAGTTTAAAAATTGATTTACAAAATTTATATGAACAGAAAGCAAAAAATAAAAATGAAGTCAATTTATACGAAAGTCATGTAGATTTTTTAAAATTGAATATTGAAAAATATCAATCAGTTTATGAAAATTTAAAAATTGAGAATGAGAAAAAAAGACCATTCCTTGCTAAAGCTAAAGAATTAAGAATTGAAAAAGAATTCCTATTAAATAAAATAACAGAATATAAGGAAAAGAAAAATTTTTATATGCAAGAAAAAGAAAAATTTATTGCGCAATATAAAGCAATAGATATTTCAATTTTAGAAGAAAATAAGAAAAAAAATAATTTGCATAAAGATATTCTTGTTTCATTAAATAATTTAATACAGGATGAATATTTTGCCGATAAAGAGTTTACAAAAATAAAAAATGATTTTGAAAATATTAAAAAAGATTTAATTCTTACTTGTTTACCTTTTGAAAAACCTCAAGATAAAATAAAAGATTTTCATCATCAAAGGGATATTTTGATTTTAAGTAAAAATGATATTTCAAAAGCCTCATTTCATTTTGAAAGTCTCCAAAGTATTGAAGAAAATATTGAAAAAATAAAAAGAAAGATTGAAGAAAATGAACTATTTATATTTCGTGAGAATGAGAAAGTATATACAGATAAAAATTTATATATAAATGAAATAAATAATATTAATGAATTAAAAAGTAACTTAACGAAACTTGCATGGCATTTAAATATTGCAGAAAAAAGACAATTATTAGTCAGCGGTGAAGAATGCCCTTTGTGTGGAAGCTCAAGTCATCCTTATTTTTCTGAAAAATCTTTTCGTACTGCTGATTTAGATATTCTAAGTCAATATGAATTTTTATCCGAACAGTTAAAACAAAAAGAAATTATTTTAGAAAATTCTAGGAAAGAATTAAGCACTATTGAAGTAAATATATTGGTATTTAAAGAGCAGGTAATTAACTTAAAAAAAGATATTGATGAGTTAAATAAAGAAAAAAAAGATAAATTAAATTTAATTGCAAAGCTTCTAAATTTATCAAATTCTATAAATGATTTAACAAGTGAGAAAATTTTCCAGCATATAAAAATAGAAGAAACTAAAAATGAACAAAAAATAGAAAATATTGAAAACTCTTTAAATAATCTTCAAGATAAACTCGATAAATATAATTTACTAAAAGAAAAATATATTAATCTAAAAGATATAAGTAGTAAAATAAATATAAGTATTAAAGATATTATAGATATTCTTCTGTATTTTGAAGAAAATTTTAATTTTGAAAACTATAAAAAAACAATAAAAATAAAATATCAAGATAATTATCAAATTCAATTAGTTGAGAATAATTATTTTTCTAAATTTCGTGAATTAGATATAAATTTGACTTCTTTAAATCATAAAAAAGTATCTATAGAAAAGGATATTATAATTAGAGAGAAAAATATTTCAGATATTTCTCAGAATTTAATTGAAGTAGAAAGAAAATTAGGAAATCTAGATAAAGAGATTTTAACCATTTTTTCAGGAGAAAATCCTGATGAAATTGAAAGAATTATGTTTAAAGAATTAGAAGATAAATATAAAACTTTAATGCAAGAGAAAGAACAGTTAAGTGAGAAAGAAAATAAAATTAAGTTAATCAAAAATTTGATTCAAGAAAATGAGTTGAGGGAAAAACAGTTACTAGATGCTTTATTTGTTTACTCGACAACAATAGATTTAGAATGTAAAAAAAATAAAGTAATAAAAGAAGAAATTTTGCAACACTTTCTTGATGAAAATACCAAAGAAAATTTTGAAACTATTACTAATGAATTAGAATTAGAAAAATCAACTGCTTTAGCTATAATGCATCAAAGAAATGAAGATTTAAATCAACATAGAACTTTAAAAATAAACGGATATATTGAAAACTTAGAAGAACTTTCAGAAATTAAAAATAATTTAGTAGTAAAAATTGAAGAATTAAATTCTCAAAAAGCTGGTATTCAATTACAAATAGAAAAAAATATTGTTAATAAAGAAATTTCCCAAAAATATTTTAATGAATTGAATGCTCTAAAAAATGAATATTCTGTTTGGTTAAAACTGCATCAAATAATAGGGATTAATAATGGTGAACAATTTAAAAAATTTGCGCAAATTTTAAATTTAGAAGAATTAATAGGAAAAGCTAATTATCATCTAACAAGATTTGAAAAACGTTATTCGTTGGCGCCCGCCTTAGATTCAGATAATAAACCACGACTCGCATTTGCCATTAAAGATGCATATCATGCAAATGAGTTAAGATCATTTAAAACTCTTTCAGGTGGAGAAACCTTTCTTGTTTCTTTAGCTCTCGCCTTAGCTTTAGCTGATTACAGAACAGTAAAAATGCCAATAGAAACCATCTTGCTTGATGAGGGTTTTGGAACATTGGATCCCTCAACCTTGCAAGTTGCGATGAGTGCCTTAGAATCATTATATTCAACTGGTACTCAAGTGGGTATCATTAGTCATGTTGAATTTTTAAAAGAAGCTATCGGTGCAAGGATAATTGTTGAAAAACTAGGTAATGGACATTCCGCATTGAAAGTTGAAAATATTTGA
- a CDS encoding ABC transporter permease, which translates to MNIQEYLKKEAEGKSWLPGFGVFEREVRRFFAVPAQTILAPFGSAILYFGLFGLALGKLISKNNDHVLTHGYDYVVFLIPGIIAMEVVNAGLQNPMSSIMIAKWSGTIVDVLMAPLSPFAMWFAYISGAVIRSLIVTLAVLAAGFLCAWTFIPFNPFLLIIALFLATGIFGSIGIAAGAVCKSWDQVGILISFIVQPLIFFSGVFFSFNTFPEWIQFIRYFNPIFYIVSMFRFSILGISDTSPLISFSVSILFFILTSVFSVKVLKSGFGLRA; encoded by the coding sequence ATGAATATTCAAGAATACTTGAAAAAAGAAGCCGAAGGAAAATCTTGGCTTCCGGGTTTCGGCGTCTTTGAAAGAGAAGTTCGTCGATTTTTTGCAGTCCCAGCACAAACAATTTTAGCTCCCTTTGGAAGTGCTATTCTTTATTTTGGCTTGTTTGGTTTAGCATTAGGAAAATTAATTTCCAAAAATAATGATCATGTTCTGACACATGGTTATGATTATGTAGTTTTCTTAATCCCAGGAATTATTGCGATGGAAGTAGTAAATGCTGGGCTACAAAATCCAATGAGTAGTATTATGATTGCTAAATGGAGTGGAACAATTGTAGATGTTTTAATGGCACCTCTTTCTCCATTTGCAATGTGGTTTGCTTATATTAGTGGTGCAGTAATTCGCTCATTAATTGTTACTTTAGCAGTCCTTGCGGCTGGATTTTTATGTGCTTGGACTTTTATTCCATTTAACCCATTTTTATTAATTATAGCATTGTTTTTGGCTACAGGAATATTTGGAAGTATTGGTATAGCTGCTGGAGCTGTTTGTAAAAGTTGGGATCAAGTAGGTATTTTAATTTCTTTTATAGTTCAGCCATTAATCTTTTTTTCTGGAGTATTTTTTTCATTCAATACTTTTCCTGAATGGATTCAATTTATAAGATATTTTAATCCAATATTTTATATAGTGAGTATGTTTCGTTTCTCAATTTTAGGTATTTCAGATACATCTCCTTTAATTAGTTTTTCTGTATCAATACTTTTTTTTATTTTAACCTCAGTTTTTTCGGTTAAAGTTTTAAAATCAGGCTTTGGTTTGAGGGCATAA
- the bamD gene encoding outer membrane protein assembly factor BamD produces the protein MPIQKFYVLILSFFFLFSVVSCRTVPISEQSQEEGITRIRDEFEDKNWSDVVSNVDEYKARYPYSKNLPEAELMQANAYYLSGKYPEAIAAYEDFARRNPINKNVPFVHYRIANSNDLQASEEIDREQVSARKAIIKYSFYIKNYPNAEFIPEATERIKVLTRRLAEHEMFIARFYWRKDLYSAALNRYLEILTKYPQYDDLKLEAKERAAVCYEEMADFLEENPDSDQFAVIKNVKPNDLRQKAKEILSLK, from the coding sequence ATGCCAATTCAAAAGTTTTATGTTCTTATTCTAAGTTTTTTCTTTCTTTTTTCGGTTGTATCTTGTCGCACAGTACCTATTTCCGAACAATCTCAGGAAGAAGGAATAACGCGTATACGTGATGAATTTGAAGATAAAAATTGGTCCGATGTCGTGTCCAATGTCGATGAATATAAAGCACGTTATCCTTATTCAAAAAACTTACCTGAAGCAGAGCTTATGCAAGCAAATGCTTACTACTTATCAGGAAAATATCCTGAAGCCATAGCTGCATATGAAGATTTTGCTCGTCGTAACCCGATCAATAAAAACGTTCCTTTTGTGCACTATAGAATAGCAAACTCAAATGATTTACAGGCTTCTGAAGAAATTGACAGAGAACAAGTTTCGGCAAGGAAAGCTATTATAAAATATAGTTTCTATATAAAAAATTACCCTAATGCTGAATTTATTCCTGAGGCAACCGAAAGAATAAAAGTCTTAACAAGGCGCTTGGCTGAACACGAAATGTTTATTGCTCGTTTTTATTGGCGCAAAGACTTATATTCTGCAGCATTAAATAGATATTTAGAAATATTAACAAAATATCCTCAATATGATGATCTTAAATTAGAAGCAAAGGAAAGAGCTGCTGTTTGTTATGAAGAAATGGCGGACTTCTTAGAAGAAAACCCTGATTCTGATCAATTTGCTGTCATTAAAAATGTTAAGCCTAATGATTTACGCCAAAAAGCAAAAGAAATATTATCTCTAAAGTGA